From a single Francisella halioticida genomic region:
- a CDS encoding membrane dipeptidase, translated as MYNDNIIIDGLQYCFWDKEYFLNLKVNGITAVHVTLVYHESARQTLTRFAEWNKKFELYSDLIMPVMNMDDVLVAKKTNKVGIFFGAQNCSPIDDEIGLIEVMRKQGLLIMQLTYNNQSLLATGCYENNDSGLTRFGKQAIKEMNRVGMIIDMSHSAEHSTLEAIDESSRAICISHANPSFAKPALRNKSNDVIKALTKRGGLFGFSLYPFHLPNNSDCTLENFCQMIADTTELVGVDHLGIGSDLCLKQPLHILEWMRNGRWSKEMDYGEGSSTNNDWPANPSWFRDNKGFKNIYSGLLKQGFHEDECNKILGRNWFNFLNDGLKRNS; from the coding sequence ATGTATAACGATAATATAATTATTGACGGTTTACAATATTGCTTCTGGGATAAGGAATACTTCTTAAATCTAAAAGTAAATGGTATTACTGCTGTTCATGTAACTCTTGTATATCATGAATCTGCTCGACAGACTCTCACAAGATTTGCTGAATGGAACAAAAAATTTGAGCTCTATAGTGATTTGATTATGCCCGTAATGAATATGGATGATGTACTAGTCGCTAAAAAAACTAATAAGGTTGGGATTTTCTTTGGTGCTCAAAACTGCTCTCCAATCGATGATGAAATCGGTTTGATTGAAGTTATGCGGAAACAGGGCTTGCTCATTATGCAGCTAACTTACAATAATCAAAGTTTACTTGCAACTGGCTGTTACGAAAATAATGACTCTGGGCTTACAAGATTTGGTAAACAGGCTATTAAAGAAATGAATAGAGTCGGTATGATAATAGATATGTCTCATAGTGCTGAACACTCAACATTAGAAGCCATAGATGAATCTTCTAGAGCAATTTGCATCAGTCATGCTAATCCTAGTTTCGCTAAACCTGCTCTACGTAATAAATCAAACGATGTAATTAAAGCACTAACTAAACGTGGAGGGTTGTTTGGATTTAGTTTATATCCCTTCCATTTACCTAATAATAGTGACTGTACTCTTGAAAATTTCTGTCAAATGATTGCTGATACTACTGAATTAGTTGGTGTTGATCATTTGGGTATTGGTAGTGATCTATGCTTAAAGCAGCCTCTTCATATATTAGAATGGATGCGCAATGGGCGCTGGTCAAAAGAAATGGATTATGGTGAAGGCTCATCAACAAATAATGACTGGCCAGCTAACCCTTCTTGGTTTAGAGACAATAAAGGTTTCAAAAACATTTACTCTGGACTACTAAAGCAAGGTTTTCATGAAGATGAATGTAATAAAATACTTGGTAGAAATTGGTTTAATTTTTTAAATGATGGTTTAAAGAGAAACAGCTAA